The following are encoded in a window of Bos indicus isolate NIAB-ARS_2022 breed Sahiwal x Tharparkar chromosome 7, NIAB-ARS_B.indTharparkar_mat_pri_1.0, whole genome shotgun sequence genomic DNA:
- the LOC139184124 gene encoding protein FAM170A-like, with protein MSKEISKLHEYDLPSVYSLESNALNHEGRDMSSESEYLSCDSSFYTPFFAESWKTQEDPPQPESFVMVPACSQIIGETSSASTGYFSCVSSERELVFSDEDGVQQSCQDVTCLGSTEMPPVLDLELGETSSPCPQVSSPFNWVHNNKPSSSVHTKKKRVMKIYYMHVQTKKGVASLQDTEEGLESPTKKIQMEEMTSPEKIHTTFTPSQVTTMELLADNESSLDTQAKDERERSESPPEPRALEECSRAKTPEWLAALDSGFQCMSCYRIFPSLEDLQKHVEHGISEGFSCYAFHLALAWLKRKRNRKGKNRRRRKKIKTATSGCHKEKHFGMKTYSCKDTDSHP; from the exons AAATCTCAAAATTACATGAATATGATCTACCATCAGTGTACTCTTTGGAGTCCAATGCCCTGAACCATGAAGGAAGAGACATGTCCTCTGAATCAGAATACTTGTCCTGTGACTCCTCTTTTTATACTCCCTTCTTTGCTG AATCCTGGAAGACTCAGGAGGATCCTCCTCAGCCGGAATCATTTGTGATGGTCCCAGCCTGCAGTCAGATAATAGGAGAAACTTCCTCTGCCTCCACAGGAtatttctcttgtgtctcctctgaACGCGAGCTTGTCTTTTCTGATGAGGATG GAGTCCAACAATCATGTCAAGATGTTACTTGTCTTGGATCCACTGAGATGCCTCCAGTCCTGGATTTGGAGCTAGGAGAGACTTCTTCCCCTTGcccacaagtctcttctccatTTAATTGGGTTCATAATAATAAGCCGTCGTCATCAGTACATACGAAAAAGAAAAGAGTCATGAAAATTTACTACATGCACGTTCAAACGAAAAAGGGTGTGGCTTCCTTACAGGATACAGAGGAAGGACTGGAGTCCCCCACAAAGAAGATACAGATGGAAGAAATGACCTCTCCTGAAAAAATCCATACAACATTCACCCCCTCTCAAGTGACTACAATGGAGCTCCTGGCTGACAATGAATCCAGTTTGGATACCCAAGCCAAAGATGAAAGGGAGAGGTCTGAAAGCCCACCAGAACCTCGAGCTTTGGAGGAATGTTCCAGGGCCAAGACACCTGAATGGCTGGCAGCCCTGGACAGTGGCTTCCAGTGCATGAGCTGCTACCGGATCTTCCCCAGCTTAGAGGACCTTCAGAAGCATGTGGAACATGGGATCAGTGAGGGCTTTAGCTGCTATGCTTTCCATCTTGCCTTGGCTTGGCTAAAGCGAAAGCggaacagaaaagggaaaaacaggaggaggaggaagaagatcaAGACGGCCACATCTGGTTgccacaaagaaaaacattttggcATGAAGACATACTCATGCAAAGACACTGATTCTCACCCCTAA